In one Streptomyces marincola genomic region, the following are encoded:
- a CDS encoding aspartate kinase yields MGLVVQKYGGSSVADAEGVKRVAKRVVEAKKRGHQVVVVVSAMGDTTDELIDLAGQVSPVAQGRELDMLLTSGERISMALLAMAIKALGHEAQSFTGSQAGVITDSVHNKARIIDVTPGRIQSSVDAGNIAIVAGFQGVSQSSKDITTLGRGGSDTTAVALAAALNAEVCEIYTDVDGVFTADPRVVKKARKIDWISFEDMLELASSGSKVLLHRCVEYARRYNIPIHVRSSFSGLEGTWVSNQPLGGQPMEQAIISGVAHDTSEAKITVVGVPDKPGEAAKIFRAIADSEVNIDMVVQNVSAASTGLTDISFTLPKSEGHKAIEALEKRRSLIGFDALRYDDQIAKISLVGAGMKTNPGVTATFFEALSNAGVNIELISTSEIRISVVTREDDVSQAVRAVHSAFGLDSDSEEAVVYGGTGR; encoded by the coding sequence GTGGGCCTTGTCGTGCAGAAGTACGGCGGCTCCTCCGTTGCCGATGCCGAAGGCGTCAAGCGCGTCGCCAAGCGGGTCGTGGAGGCCAAGAAGCGCGGCCACCAGGTGGTCGTCGTGGTTTCGGCGATGGGCGATACGACGGACGAGCTGATCGATCTGGCGGGCCAGGTGTCCCCGGTCGCGCAGGGGCGCGAACTGGACATGCTGCTGACGTCGGGAGAGCGCATTTCGATGGCCCTGCTGGCCATGGCGATCAAAGCGCTCGGTCACGAAGCACAATCGTTCACCGGCAGTCAGGCCGGTGTCATCACCGACTCCGTACACAACAAGGCCCGCATCATCGACGTCACCCCGGGACGCATCCAGAGTTCCGTGGACGCGGGCAACATCGCGATCGTCGCCGGCTTCCAGGGGGTGTCCCAGAGCAGCAAGGACATCACCACGCTGGGGCGCGGCGGCTCCGACACCACCGCGGTGGCGCTCGCCGCCGCGCTGAACGCCGAGGTCTGCGAGATCTACACCGACGTCGACGGGGTTTTCACGGCCGACCCGCGGGTGGTCAAGAAGGCCCGTAAGATCGACTGGATTTCGTTCGAGGACATGCTGGAGCTGGCCAGTTCCGGATCGAAGGTGTTGCTCCACCGCTGTGTCGAATACGCGCGGCGCTACAACATCCCGATCCACGTCCGGTCGTCGTTCTCAGGGCTTGAGGGCACCTGGGTCAGCAATCAGCCGCTAGGAGGGCAGCCCATGGAGCAGGCAATCATCTCGGGTGTCGCCCACGACACCTCCGAGGCGAAGATCACGGTCGTCGGGGTGCCGGACAAGCCCGGCGAGGCCGCGAAGATCTTCCGCGCCATCGCCGATTCCGAGGTCAACATCGACATGGTGGTCCAGAACGTCTCCGCCGCGTCGACCGGACTCACCGACATCTCGTTCACCCTGCCGAAGTCGGAGGGGCACAAGGCGATCGAGGCGCTGGAGAAGCGGCGTTCGCTGATCGGCTTCGACGCCCTGCGCTACGACGACCAGATCGCGAAGATCTCGCTGGTCGGCGCGGGCATGAAGACGAACCCCGGGGTGACCGCGACGTTCTTCGAGGCGCTGTCGAACGCGGGGGTCAACATCGAGCTGATCTCCACGTCCGAGATCCGGATCTCGGTCGTGACCCGTGAGGACGACGTGAGCCAGGCCGTGCGCGCCGTGCACTCGGCGTTCGGGCTCGACAGCGACTCCGAGGAGGCCGTCGTCTACGGGGGCACCGGCCGCTGA
- a CDS encoding DUF4190 domain-containing protein: MAGHSTGLARRESSGLATASLVCGIVGLFFAGIILGTIALVLGGVAYRRVPSGMAKAGMVLGVVDIVLAIVVLATLNSDGGGWFIGG; encoded by the coding sequence ATGGCGGGCCACAGCACGGGGTTGGCGAGGCGCGAAAGCAGTGGACTGGCAACGGCCAGCCTGGTGTGCGGAATTGTCGGTCTCTTCTTCGCCGGGATCATTCTGGGAACGATCGCCCTGGTCCTGGGTGGCGTCGCGTACCGGCGCGTTCCCAGCGGCATGGCGAAGGCGGGCATGGTGCTCGGTGTCGTGGACATCGTGCTGGCGATCGTGGTACTCGCGACGCTGAACTCGGACGGCGGCGGCTGGTTCATCGGCGGCTGA
- a CDS encoding DUF5063 domain-containing protein, with amino-acid sequence MSESTPISQTPQHAEGPHRAAPGPDDFAVQIADQVESFIVAVTEVAKGDDPDSAVPYLLLQVSQVLLAGGRLGAYEDIVPEERYEPDTGPEPDMDELRERLAALLDPVDVYSEVFDPYVPRSTPVAARLSDDLAEVISDLRHGMAHYRAGRVSEALWWWQFSYLSNWGPTASAALRALQSLVAHVRLDTPLAELDGLDTDSEAEDGDLERQAGRVMAAEIAAPLGLRSSGS; translated from the coding sequence ATGTCCGAGTCGACGCCGATATCGCAGACGCCACAGCACGCGGAGGGGCCGCACCGCGCCGCCCCGGGCCCGGACGACTTCGCCGTCCAGATCGCCGATCAGGTGGAGAGCTTCATCGTCGCGGTCACCGAGGTGGCCAAGGGCGACGACCCGGACAGCGCCGTTCCCTACCTGCTGCTCCAGGTCTCGCAGGTGCTGCTCGCGGGTGGGCGGCTCGGCGCGTACGAGGACATCGTTCCCGAGGAGCGCTACGAGCCCGACACCGGTCCCGAGCCGGACATGGACGAGCTGAGGGAACGGTTGGCCGCGCTCCTCGATCCGGTCGACGTCTACTCGGAGGTCTTCGACCCGTACGTGCCGCGCAGCACTCCCGTGGCCGCGCGGCTCTCGGACGACCTGGCCGAGGTCATCTCGGATCTGCGGCACGGGATGGCGCACTACCGCGCGGGCCGGGTGAGCGAGGCGCTGTGGTGGTGGCAGTTCTCCTACCTGTCGAACTGGGGGCCCACGGCGAGCGCCGCGCTGCGCGCGTTGCAGTCGCTGGTGGCCCACGTGCGGCTGGACACGCCGCTGGCCGAGTTGGACGGCCTCGACACGGACAGCGAAGCCGAGGACGGGGACCTGGAACGGCAGGCCGGCCGGGTGATGGCCGCGGAGATCGCGGCGCCGCTCGGCCTGCGGTCCAGCGGCTCCTGA
- the recR gene encoding recombination mediator RecR has product MYEGVVQDLIDELGRLPGVGPKSAQRIAFHILQAESTDVRRLARALTEVKEKVRFCAECGNVAQEERCRVCLDPRRDLSVICVVEEPKDVVAIERTREFRGRYHVLGGAISPIDGIGPGDLRIRELLARLSDGAVTELILATDPNLEGEATATYLARMVGSLGLRVTRLASGLPVGGDLEYADEVTLGRAFEGRRLLDV; this is encoded by the coding sequence ATGTACGAAGGCGTCGTCCAGGACCTGATCGACGAACTGGGCCGGCTGCCCGGCGTCGGCCCCAAGAGCGCCCAGCGGATCGCGTTCCACATCCTCCAGGCCGAGAGCACCGATGTCCGGCGCCTCGCACGGGCGCTGACCGAGGTCAAGGAGAAGGTCAGGTTCTGCGCCGAGTGCGGCAACGTCGCACAGGAGGAGCGGTGCCGGGTCTGCCTCGACCCGCGCCGCGACCTCTCGGTGATCTGCGTGGTCGAGGAGCCCAAGGACGTGGTCGCGATCGAGCGCACCCGCGAGTTCAGGGGCCGCTACCACGTACTCGGCGGGGCGATCAGCCCGATCGACGGGATCGGCCCCGGCGACCTGCGGATCCGTGAACTGCTCGCCCGCCTCTCCGACGGCGCGGTCACGGAGCTGATCCTGGCCACGGACCCGAACCTGGAGGGCGAGGCGACCGCGACCTACCTGGCGCGGATGGTCGGCTCGCTCGGCTTGCGGGTCACTCGGCTAGCCAGCGGGCTGCCGGTCGGGGGAGACTTGGAGTATGCGGACGAGGTCACCTTGGGACGCGCCTTCGAGGGTAGGCGGCTGCTTGATGTCTGA
- a CDS encoding YbaB/EbfC family nucleoid-associated protein, whose translation MFPGGGVDMQQLLQQAQKMQQDLAAAQQELAETPVEGSAGGGLVKATVTGSGELTGLVIDPRAVDPEDTETLADLVIAAVRDANNAAQELAKEKLGPLAQGLGGGGGLPGLPF comes from the coding sequence GTGTTCCCCGGTGGTGGGGTCGATATGCAGCAGTTGTTGCAGCAGGCCCAGAAAATGCAGCAGGATCTTGCCGCGGCGCAGCAGGAGCTGGCCGAGACGCCCGTCGAGGGCTCCGCGGGCGGCGGACTGGTCAAGGCGACCGTCACCGGCTCGGGCGAGCTGACGGGTCTGGTGATCGACCCGCGCGCGGTCGACCCCGAGGACACGGAGACCTTGGCGGATCTGGTGATCGCCGCGGTCCGCGACGCGAACAACGCGGCCCAGGAACTGGCCAAGGAGAAGCTCGGCCCGCTCGCACAGGGGCTGGGCGGGGGCGGCGGCCTCCCCGGACTGCCGTTCTGA
- a CDS encoding DNA polymerase III subunit gamma and tau, with product MSSLALYRRYRPETFAEVIGQEHVTDPLQQALRNNRVNHAYLFSGPRGCGKTTSARILARCLNCEQGPTPTPCGECRSCLDLARNGPGSIDVIEIDAASHGGVDDARELREKAFFGPAASRYKIYIIDEAHMVTPAGFNALLKVVEEPPEHLKFIFATTEPEKVIGTIRSRTHHYPFRLVPPGTLREYLGEVCERESIPVDGAVLPLVVRAGAGSVRDSMSVMDQLLAGAGADGVTYEMATSLLGYTDGALLDAVVDAFAAGDGAAAFEVVDRVIEGGHDPRRFVTDLLERLRDLLILAAVPDAADKGLIDVPADVLERMSGQAGAMGPAELSRAADLVNAGLTEMRGATSPRLQLELICARVLLPAAYGDEQALLSRLDRLERGVALAPAPAPAAPQPQAPPQPQQQPQPQAHAPAAEPPPAAVAPPQPPPPRSEPRPQPGARPGAWPTASRAPVPNAPAPAPAAPAAPPARPAQSAQPGVAGGPDQDRVRQMWPTVLDAVKGKRRFTWILLSQNAQVLGVDGGVLRLGFTTPGARDSFVNGGSEDVLRQVLSEALGVQWRVEAVVDPGGGGGGGGGGGGGRPVPPAPQPVAPRPAPSAPRPAAAPVPASEPTAPPQPPPGPEPAGPPPVAVEDDVPADDDPDLDETALSGYELIVKELGATVIEEFQHE from the coding sequence GTGTCCTCCCTCGCGCTGTACCGACGTTACCGACCCGAGACCTTCGCCGAGGTCATCGGGCAGGAGCACGTCACCGATCCCCTCCAGCAGGCCCTGCGGAACAACCGGGTCAACCACGCCTACCTCTTCAGCGGGCCCAGGGGCTGCGGCAAGACGACCAGTGCGCGCATTCTCGCCCGCTGCCTCAACTGCGAGCAGGGACCGACCCCCACGCCCTGCGGCGAGTGCCGGTCGTGCCTCGACCTCGCGCGGAACGGGCCCGGGTCCATCGATGTGATCGAGATCGACGCCGCCTCGCACGGTGGCGTCGACGACGCGCGGGAGCTGCGGGAGAAGGCCTTCTTCGGGCCCGCGGCCAGCCGCTACAAGATCTACATCATCGACGAGGCGCACATGGTCACCCCGGCGGGGTTCAACGCCCTGCTGAAGGTGGTGGAGGAGCCGCCTGAGCACCTCAAGTTCATCTTCGCGACCACCGAGCCCGAGAAGGTCATCGGCACCATCAGGTCGCGGACCCACCACTACCCGTTCCGGCTCGTGCCGCCCGGGACGCTGCGCGAGTACCTGGGCGAGGTGTGCGAACGGGAGTCGATCCCGGTCGACGGAGCCGTGCTGCCGCTGGTGGTACGGGCCGGCGCCGGTTCCGTGCGGGACTCCATGTCGGTCATGGACCAGCTGCTCGCCGGGGCCGGTGCGGACGGGGTCACGTACGAGATGGCCACGTCGCTGCTCGGCTACACCGACGGCGCGCTGCTCGACGCGGTGGTCGACGCCTTCGCCGCGGGGGACGGCGCCGCCGCGTTCGAGGTCGTGGACCGGGTGATCGAGGGCGGTCACGACCCGCGGCGGTTCGTGACGGACCTGCTGGAGAGACTGCGCGATCTGCTGATCCTCGCGGCCGTGCCGGACGCCGCGGACAAGGGCCTGATCGACGTGCCCGCGGACGTGCTGGAACGGATGAGCGGCCAGGCCGGCGCCATGGGCCCGGCGGAGCTGAGCCGGGCGGCGGACCTGGTCAACGCGGGGTTGACCGAGATGCGGGGTGCCACGTCCCCGCGCCTCCAGCTGGAGCTGATCTGCGCCCGGGTGCTGCTGCCCGCGGCGTACGGCGACGAGCAGGCGCTGCTCAGCCGCCTGGACCGGCTGGAACGCGGCGTGGCGCTCGCTCCGGCCCCCGCGCCGGCCGCACCGCAGCCGCAGGCACCACCGCAGCCGCAGCAACAGCCGCAGCCGCAGGCCCACGCCCCGGCCGCCGAGCCGCCGCCGGCCGCGGTCGCGCCCCCGCAGCCGCCCCCGCCGCGTTCCGAGCCCCGGCCGCAGCCGGGGGCCCGGCCGGGCGCGTGGCCGACCGCGTCCCGGGCGCCCGTTCCGAACGCTCCGGCGCCCGCGCCGGCGGCGCCCGCCGCGCCGCCCGCCCGGCCCGCCCAGTCCGCTCAGCCCGGCGTCGCCGGTGGGCCCGACCAGGACCGGGTGCGGCAGATGTGGCCGACCGTGCTGGACGCCGTCAAGGGCAAACGGCGCTTCACCTGGATCCTGCTCAGCCAGAACGCGCAGGTGCTCGGCGTGGACGGCGGGGTGCTGCGGCTCGGGTTCACGACGCCGGGGGCACGGGACAGCTTCGTGAACGGCGGCAGCGAGGACGTGCTGCGGCAGGTCCTGAGCGAGGCGCTGGGCGTGCAGTGGCGGGTCGAGGCGGTCGTCGACCCCGGCGGCGGTGGTGGCGGTGGTGGCGGTGGTGGCGGCGGGCGCCCGGTTCCGCCCGCACCGCAGCCCGTGGCCCCCAGGCCCGCGCCCTCGGCCCCGCGACCGGCCGCGGCCCCCGTTCCCGCGTCCGAGCCGACCGCGCCGCCGCAGCCGCCGCCGGGGCCCGAGCCGGCCGGGCCGCCGCCCGTGGCGGTCGAGGACGACGTGCCCGCGGACGACGACCCGGACCTCGACGAGACGGCGCTCAGTGGATATGAGTTGATCGTCAAGGAACTGGGGGCGACCGTTATCGAGGAGTTTCAGCACGAGTGA
- a CDS encoding SUMF1/EgtB/PvdO family nonheme iron enzyme yields the protein MGVVRWTGRETKALRLAHRMTVRAFAARIGVSDRMVSKWEKRGPGIVPRQGTQAALDTLLSVAGTEIQERFATLITEQAASGEDPRTETLLAADVRQYRRHPVDSKLMVLVDEGIYLSGPDNEAQWLPAFWIDVFPTTNADYARYVQDAGAAPPRHWGGDSRCPDSVHDHPVVWVTWHEAAAYAAWAGKSLPTSRQWEKAARGPRGNAYPWGDSATAAKCNVRESGIGHTTAVSRYQSGVSPTGVFDLCGNVWEWCATESRPGRYQLKGSAFTSPFERAAPASFNDASGSMRDDDTGFRCVAAVESMPPAG from the coding sequence ATGGGGGTGGTCCGCTGGACCGGACGAGAGACGAAGGCGCTACGACTCGCGCACCGCATGACGGTCCGGGCGTTCGCCGCGCGGATCGGTGTGAGCGACCGCATGGTCTCCAAGTGGGAGAAGCGCGGTCCCGGCATCGTCCCGCGTCAGGGCACCCAGGCCGCGCTGGACACCCTCTTGTCCGTCGCCGGAACGGAGATTCAGGAGCGGTTCGCCACGCTGATCACCGAGCAGGCCGCATCCGGCGAGGATCCGCGCACGGAGACGTTACTCGCGGCCGACGTTCGCCAGTACCGGCGCCATCCCGTGGACAGCAAGCTGATGGTGCTGGTCGACGAGGGCATCTATCTCTCCGGCCCGGACAACGAGGCCCAGTGGCTCCCCGCTTTCTGGATCGACGTCTTCCCCACCACGAACGCCGACTACGCCCGGTACGTCCAGGACGCCGGCGCGGCGCCGCCCCGGCACTGGGGCGGCGACAGCCGATGTCCGGACAGCGTCCACGACCACCCCGTGGTGTGGGTGACCTGGCACGAGGCCGCCGCCTACGCCGCCTGGGCGGGCAAGTCGCTGCCGACCAGCCGGCAGTGGGAGAAGGCCGCTCGCGGCCCCCGGGGCAACGCGTATCCGTGGGGCGACTCCGCGACCGCCGCCAAATGCAACGTCCGCGAATCCGGGATAGGGCACACCACCGCGGTCAGCCGCTACCAGAGCGGGGTGAGCCCGACGGGCGTCTTCGACCTGTGCGGCAACGTCTGGGAATGGTGCGCCACCGAGTCCCGTCCCGGGCGCTACCAACTGAAGGGCAGCGCCTTCACGAGCCCCTTCGAACGCGCCGCGCCGGCCTCGTTCAACGACGCGTCCGGGAGCATGCGGGACGACGACACCGGCTTCCGCTGCGTCGCAGCGGTGGAGAGCATGCCGCCTGCCGGCTGA
- a CDS encoding aminotransferase class IV family protein has protein sequence MMELNGRPANPESLKALALTNYGHFTSMRVDDQRVRGLALHLERLERDCRAVFDAQLDTDRVREYVRRAVNGQDGSFVVRVSVFDPALDMGHPSSPATPHILVTTRPTGPMPLPPLRVKTVPYVRDLPAVKHLGLFGALHARRAAQLSGFDDALFAGPDGLVSEGGTWNVGFIDADGAVVWPKGEVLPGVTMALLQQHHAHTTSPVPLDEARAMRAAFATNTSIGVRAIAAIDDTALSAEHPVLASLRDAYLSLPGDPV, from the coding sequence GTGATGGAACTGAACGGACGCCCCGCCAATCCCGAGTCCCTGAAGGCCCTGGCGCTGACCAACTATGGGCACTTCACCTCGATGCGCGTGGACGACCAGCGGGTACGCGGTCTTGCCCTGCACCTGGAGCGGCTCGAACGGGACTGCCGGGCCGTGTTCGACGCCCAGCTCGACACCGACCGCGTACGGGAGTACGTGCGCCGTGCCGTGAACGGGCAGGACGGATCGTTCGTGGTCCGGGTGAGCGTCTTCGACCCGGCCCTGGACATGGGGCACCCGTCATCGCCGGCCACCCCGCACATCCTGGTGACCACGCGCCCCACCGGCCCGATGCCGCTGCCGCCACTGCGCGTGAAAACCGTGCCGTACGTGCGTGATCTGCCCGCCGTCAAGCACCTCGGCCTGTTCGGGGCCCTGCACGCCAGGCGCGCCGCGCAACTGTCGGGCTTCGACGACGCGCTGTTCGCCGGGCCCGACGGCCTCGTGTCCGAGGGCGGCACCTGGAACGTCGGGTTCATCGACGCCGACGGCGCCGTCGTCTGGCCCAAGGGCGAGGTCCTGCCGGGCGTCACCATGGCCTTGCTCCAGCAGCACCATGCCCATACGACGTCGCCCGTGCCGTTGGACGAGGCACGCGCGATGCGGGCCGCGTTCGCCACCAACACCAGCATCGGCGTCCGGGCGATCGCGGCCATCGACGACACCGCGTTGTCGGCCGAGCACCCGGTGCTGGCGTCGCTGCGCGACGCGTACCTGAGCCTGCCGGGCGACCCTGTCTAG
- the fxlM gene encoding methyltransferase, FxLD system, with translation MENHPDMTTDDVKPAVPAQQLRDEMVRQLVDMGALRNSRAVAAFQKVPRHLATPDQDVATTYRVEHAVITKTDTDGVQLSSVSAPRIQAMQIEQGDIHPGMRVLEIGSGGVNAAYLAEIVGENGLVVTADIDPEVTGRAEKFLHETGYEGRVRVLTGDGEAGVPEHAPYDRVIVTVQAADIPPAWRDQLVEGGRLVVPLRMRGMTRTVAFVRRGHRLVSDGFELCGFVPMQGAGENRVRLVLMHDVEGEEVGLRLDGHPEPDAGALRAALNTPRVETWSGVTLAGDESNEHLDLWLTTVFDNLPLLTGKPAARARGLVASISPHGIPTLVEGDSFAYRTVRPTDDPDRFELGVIAHGPRAHAVGDAMVEQIQVWGREQRGNRARIGVYPADTPDDQLPAGRVIDRPHTRITITWP, from the coding sequence GTGGAGAACCACCCCGACATGACGACCGACGACGTGAAACCCGCTGTGCCAGCGCAGCAGCTGCGGGACGAGATGGTCAGGCAGCTCGTCGACATGGGAGCCCTCCGGAACAGCCGCGCCGTGGCCGCCTTCCAGAAGGTCCCGCGCCATCTCGCCACCCCCGACCAAGACGTGGCGACGACCTACCGCGTGGAACACGCTGTGATCACGAAGACGGACACCGACGGCGTTCAGCTCAGTTCGGTGTCCGCGCCCCGCATCCAGGCCATGCAGATCGAGCAGGGTGACATCCATCCGGGCATGCGCGTTCTGGAGATCGGCTCCGGGGGCGTCAACGCCGCATACCTGGCTGAGATCGTCGGGGAGAACGGTCTGGTGGTCACCGCCGACATCGACCCGGAGGTGACCGGGCGCGCGGAGAAGTTCCTGCACGAGACCGGCTACGAGGGCCGGGTCCGCGTCCTCACGGGGGACGGCGAAGCGGGAGTACCGGAGCACGCCCCGTACGACCGCGTCATCGTCACGGTGCAGGCCGCCGACATCCCTCCCGCGTGGCGGGACCAGCTCGTGGAGGGGGGCCGGCTCGTCGTCCCGCTGCGGATGCGCGGCATGACGCGCACGGTGGCGTTCGTCCGCCGCGGGCACCGGCTGGTCAGCGACGGGTTCGAGCTGTGCGGCTTCGTCCCCATGCAGGGAGCCGGTGAGAACCGGGTCCGCCTGGTGCTGATGCACGACGTCGAGGGCGAGGAGGTCGGTCTGCGGCTGGACGGTCACCCGGAGCCCGACGCCGGGGCCCTGCGCGCCGCCCTGAACACTCCGCGCGTCGAGACGTGGTCCGGGGTGACGCTGGCGGGCGACGAGTCGAACGAACACCTCGACCTGTGGTTGACCACCGTCTTCGACAACCTCCCGCTTCTCACCGGCAAGCCTGCGGCCCGTGCCCGGGGGCTGGTCGCGTCGATCTCCCCGCACGGCATCCCCACGCTCGTCGAGGGCGACAGCTTCGCCTACCGGACGGTCCGGCCGACCGACGACCCCGACCGGTTCGAGCTCGGCGTCATCGCTCATGGCCCCCGTGCGCACGCGGTCGGCGACGCGATGGTCGAGCAGATCCAGGTCTGGGGCCGCGAGCAGCGCGGCAACCGCGCCCGCATCGGGGTCTATCCGGCGGACACGCCGGACGACCAGCTACCCGCGGGCCGCGTCATCGACCGGCCGCACACGCGGATCACGATCACCTGGCCGTAG
- a CDS encoding FxLD family lanthipeptide translates to MAPQTSATLKTGIEYAPEAGSDFDLDIEILASAPVVAGLLNDTGDGCTSTCQSACSNSTCIGG, encoded by the coding sequence ATGGCACCGCAGACCAGCGCAACCCTCAAGACCGGCATCGAGTACGCGCCCGAAGCCGGCTCGGATTTCGACCTCGACATCGAGATCCTCGCTTCCGCGCCGGTCGTGGCCGGCCTGCTCAACGACACCGGCGACGGCTGCACCTCCACCTGCCAGTCCGCTTGTTCCAACAGCACCTGCATCGGCGGCTGA